In one Geoglobus acetivorans genomic region, the following are encoded:
- a CDS encoding 50S ribosomal protein L19e, whose protein sequence is MNLKFQRKLAAEILDCGVHRVWMDPDALDEIAGAATKEDVRELIERGLIKRKPVNGISRARINKRKAQRKKGRRRGHGRRKGRATARMPRKRAWIIRIRALRKRLRQLKKEGALDAKTYRMLYRKAKGGEFRSIAHLNQYLETHGLLR, encoded by the coding sequence ATGAATCTGAAATTCCAGAGGAAGTTGGCAGCGGAGATACTTGATTGTGGCGTTCACAGGGTCTGGATGGATCCCGATGCTCTTGACGAGATTGCGGGCGCAGCAACAAAAGAGGACGTGAGAGAATTAATTGAGAGAGGTCTGATAAAGAGAAAGCCAGTTAACGGTATAAGCAGGGCGAGAATAAACAAGAGAAAAGCCCAGAGGAAGAAAGGAAGACGGAGAGGTCATGGAAGGAGGAAGGGAAGAGCCACTGCAAGAATGCCCAGGAAGAGGGCATGGATCATCAGGATCAGAGCGCTGAGAAAGAGGCTCAGGCAGCTTAAAAAGGAGGGGGCTCTTGATGCTAAGACTTACCGGATGCTTTACAGGAAGGCAAAGGGTGGCGAGTTCAGGAGCATAGCACACCTTAATCAGTATCTTGAAACACATGGTTTGCTGAGGTGA
- a CDS encoding 50S ribosomal protein L18: MAKGPAYKVPYRRRREGKTNYRKRLKLLLSRKPRLVVRITNKRVIAQIVDYHPDGDRTLVYADSKELEKYGWKGDLNNTPAAYLTGLLIGKKALDAGIEEAILDIGLKTPSKGARIFAVLKGAVEAGLDVPHSDGILPDDSRTRGEHIAQYYEQNPEKFSEYEKRGLKPTELPGHVDDVKSKIMG, encoded by the coding sequence ATGGCAAAAGGTCCAGCATATAAGGTTCCGTACAGGAGAAGGAGAGAGGGCAAAACAAATTATCGAAAGAGGTTGAAACTCCTCCTTTCAAGAAAACCAAGACTGGTTGTCAGAATTACGAATAAGAGAGTCATTGCTCAGATTGTGGATTACCATCCAGATGGAGACCGGACTCTCGTTTATGCGGATTCAAAGGAGCTCGAAAAATATGGATGGAAAGGGGATCTGAATAACACTCCTGCTGCGTATCTCACCGGCTTGCTCATTGGTAAGAAGGCGCTTGATGCGGGGATCGAGGAAGCAATCCTTGATATTGGTCTGAAGACTCCATCAAAAGGCGCGAGAATCTTCGCTGTGCTTAAGGGTGCAGTTGAAGCAGGCCTCGATGTTCCGCATAGCGACGGGATACTGCCTGATGATTCCAGGACCAGGGGTGAGCACATTGCGCAGTATTACGAACAGAACCCAGAGAAATTCTCAGAATACGAAAAGAGAGGGTTGAAGCCTACAGAACTTCCCGGACATGTTGATGATGTAAAATCAAAGATTATGGGGTGA
- a CDS encoding 30S ribosomal protein S5, giving the protein MEWKPRTRLGRLVAEGKIKTIDEAIASGLPLKEPEIVDVLLPDLEDEVLEINLVQRMTDSGRRLKFRVTAVVGNKNGYVGIGVGKASQVAPAIQKAIRNAKINLFRVQLGCGSWECGCGGEHSVPAKVRGTAGSVEVTLIPGPKGLGLVAGDVAKKVLELAGVKDVWTFTRGQTKTTINFAKATFEALRQTVYLKR; this is encoded by the coding sequence ATGGAATGGAAACCAAGAACCAGACTGGGGAGGCTTGTAGCAGAAGGAAAGATAAAAACGATTGATGAAGCAATAGCCAGCGGTCTTCCATTAAAAGAGCCGGAAATAGTTGATGTTCTCCTTCCCGACCTTGAGGATGAAGTTCTCGAGATCAATCTCGTTCAGAGAATGACTGACAGCGGCAGGAGGCTGAAGTTCAGAGTTACTGCTGTTGTGGGTAACAAGAACGGTTACGTTGGCATTGGTGTGGGGAAAGCATCTCAGGTAGCTCCCGCAATTCAGAAGGCAATCAGAAATGCAAAAATAAATCTTTTCAGGGTCCAGCTTGGATGCGGTTCCTGGGAATGTGGCTGCGGGGGAGAACACAGTGTTCCTGCGAAGGTCAGAGGCACGGCAGGAAGTGTTGAGGTTACGCTCATTCCCGGGCCAAAAGGACTTGGACTTGTTGCAGGAGATGTTGCAAAGAAGGTGCTTGAGCTTGCGGGTGTCAAGGATGTCTGGACTTTCACAAGGGGTCAGACCAAAACAACAATAAACTTTGCAAAAGCTACTTTTGAAGCGCTCAGGCAGACGGTATATCTCAAGAGGTGA
- a CDS encoding 50S ribosomal protein L30 yields MLAVIRLRGQIDVHRKIKDTLRLLRLHKRYHCVIVPDTPSYRGMLQIVKDYVAYGEIDAETLALLLRNRGRLVGNRRLTDEYVKEKTGYENIDEFAKAVVEGKASLKDLPELKPVFRLHPPRGGLKSIKWHYGYGGDLGYHGEDISKLIYRMR; encoded by the coding sequence ATGCTGGCAGTAATCAGACTCAGAGGTCAGATAGATGTCCACAGGAAAATTAAGGACACCCTCAGGTTGTTGAGGCTCCATAAGAGGTATCACTGCGTTATTGTGCCGGACACTCCATCCTATCGTGGGATGCTTCAGATCGTGAAGGATTATGTGGCTTATGGTGAAATAGATGCAGAAACACTTGCATTGCTCTTGAGGAATAGGGGTAGGCTTGTTGGCAACAGAAGACTCACGGATGAATACGTTAAGGAAAAAACGGGATACGAGAACATCGATGAGTTTGCAAAAGCTGTCGTTGAGGGCAAAGCAAGTCTGAAGGATTTGCCAGAGCTTAAGCCTGTGTTCAGATTGCACCCTCCCAGAGGTGGACTGAAGAGCATCAAGTGGCATTACGGATACGGCGGGGATCTGGGATACCACGGCGAGGATATCTCCAAACTGATTTACAGGATGAGGTGA
- a CDS encoding uL15 family ribosomal protein, protein MAKKKVKKFRGSRTCGKGRENRNRGGGNRGGRGNAGALKHKYIRTVKLAKAGLYEIGKSGFTRPKVVRREYVLQKELKERLMELKAVGAIDDYLYAYLKSRPDLNVGDLDAIADRLVENGLAEKDGDVYRINLADLGYYRLLGSGRVSKKLVISVEYATPKAIEKVESAGGKIETES, encoded by the coding sequence ATGGCAAAAAAGAAGGTCAAGAAGTTTAGAGGATCGAGAACGTGTGGCAAAGGCAGGGAGAACAGGAACAGGGGCGGAGGAAATAGAGGCGGAAGAGGTAACGCGGGTGCTTTGAAGCATAAATACATAAGAACAGTCAAGCTTGCAAAGGCAGGCCTTTATGAAATTGGCAAAAGCGGGTTCACAAGACCAAAGGTCGTAAGAAGGGAGTATGTCCTTCAGAAGGAGCTTAAGGAACGGCTTATGGAACTTAAAGCAGTCGGCGCAATCGATGACTATCTTTATGCTTACCTGAAGTCAAGGCCGGATCTGAACGTGGGCGATCTGGACGCAATTGCCGACAGGCTTGTCGAGAACGGGCTTGCGGAGAAGGATGGAGATGTCTACAGGATCAATCTTGCGGATCTCGGATACTACAGACTGCTCGGTTCAGGGAGAGTCAGTAAAAAGCTTGTAATCTCTGTTGAGTATGCCACACCGAAGGCCATTGAGAAGGTTGAAAGCGCAGGAGGAAAGATTGAGACTGAGTCCTAA
- the secY gene encoding preprotein translocase subunit SecY: MVDYVLRALQPYFERIPSVARPTEHVPFNQKLMWTLTILLLYFVLSNVPVFGLDPSSIDIFEQYRALFAGATGSIIALGIGPIVTASIILQLLVGAGIIKLDLTNPDDRAAYQDFQRFLVFVMIAVEALPQILGGFLKPNPLIAQQLGVSLGVVSLLIFIQLFIGGTLIVYMDEVVSKWGIGSGVSLFILAGVAQSIITGLFNWVVPPNSAMPAGIIPRWFWIAQNYGGETLLTADGLRFLLVDGGILALITTAIIIILVVYAEGTRVEIPLAHAAVRGARGRFPIKLIYASVLPMIFVRALQANIQIFGMLMYNRGITIFGEYVGSKPISGLMYVISPVRGPQDWIPSLVKASPYFADLPEWMIILRLLVDASILVAGGILFAIFWVETSGMDARTVANQIARSGMQVPGFRRTPQSLERLLERYIPKVTVLGGAAIGLLTLVANMLGTIGGVGGTSLLLAVSIAYKLYQDLAKEQLTEMHPLVRRMLGEEI, from the coding sequence ATGGTCGACTACGTTCTTAGGGCCTTACAGCCTTATTTTGAGAGGATTCCAAGTGTTGCGAGACCTACAGAGCACGTTCCATTTAACCAGAAGTTGATGTGGACGCTTACGATACTCTTGCTGTATTTCGTTCTATCGAATGTACCGGTTTTTGGACTGGATCCAAGCTCCATTGATATTTTTGAGCAGTACAGAGCATTATTTGCTGGTGCCACTGGGTCCATAATCGCTCTCGGTATTGGGCCTATCGTTACTGCCAGCATCATACTGCAGCTCCTTGTTGGTGCAGGCATAATCAAGCTCGATTTAACAAATCCCGATGACAGGGCAGCATATCAGGATTTTCAGCGATTTCTTGTATTTGTCATGATCGCTGTCGAGGCACTGCCTCAGATTCTGGGTGGCTTTCTCAAACCCAACCCTCTAATTGCCCAGCAGCTTGGCGTCTCTCTTGGTGTAGTTTCGCTTCTCATATTCATTCAGCTCTTCATAGGTGGCACTCTAATTGTTTACATGGATGAAGTGGTCTCTAAGTGGGGCATCGGAAGCGGTGTCTCGCTGTTCATTCTCGCTGGTGTTGCCCAGAGCATAATCACGGGACTTTTCAACTGGGTGGTACCACCGAATTCAGCAATGCCTGCAGGTATTATTCCGAGATGGTTCTGGATAGCGCAGAACTATGGTGGCGAGACCTTGCTGACTGCAGATGGCCTCAGATTTCTGCTTGTAGATGGCGGGATTCTCGCGCTGATAACAACCGCAATCATCATAATCTTGGTAGTTTATGCGGAGGGAACCAGGGTTGAGATACCTCTTGCTCATGCGGCTGTAAGGGGTGCAAGGGGCAGATTTCCGATAAAGCTGATTTATGCCAGTGTTCTGCCAATGATTTTCGTGAGAGCCTTGCAGGCCAACATACAGATCTTCGGAATGCTTATGTACAACAGAGGGATAACCATCTTTGGCGAATATGTCGGCAGTAAGCCAATAAGCGGTTTAATGTATGTGATATCTCCCGTAAGAGGTCCGCAGGACTGGATTCCATCTCTCGTTAAGGCAAGTCCGTACTTTGCAGATCTGCCTGAATGGATGATCATCCTCAGACTTCTGGTTGACGCTTCGATACTTGTTGCTGGAGGCATTCTCTTCGCCATCTTCTGGGTTGAGACGAGCGGTATGGATGCCAGAACAGTGGCAAATCAGATTGCAAGGAGCGGAATGCAGGTACCTGGGTTCAGAAGAACACCACAATCGCTTGAAAGGCTTCTTGAGAGATATATCCCCAAGGTAACAGTGCTCGGTGGTGCGGCAATTGGTCTGCTCACGCTTGTTGCCAACATGCTCGGAACAATTGGTGGTGTTGGTGGAACAAGCCTGCTCCTTGCAGTGAGCATTGCGTACAAGCTCTATCAGGACCTTGCAAAAGAACAGCTGACTGAGATGCATCCACTCGTTAGAAGAATGCTTGGTGAAGAGATATGA
- a CDS encoding DUF106 domain-containing protein produces the protein MKDILKNFLRALGITIFIGIFISHDFRVALGSVLAPFLDPMYEQLGVLYTVMILAVFTAFYSTLIQKLTVDYSKMKEIQQKVMEFQKEYSEAVKKNNQEKLKRLEKDRDEVMRLQSQLMSMQFDPMFYTVIVTIPIFMWMYKISTLNPIVNVPFAGEIHVGQFYLIFPWWIWWYMFNSIVFGQVVRKVLKVGV, from the coding sequence ATGAAGGATATCCTCAAAAATTTTTTACGAGCCCTCGGCATAACAATTTTTATTGGAATATTTATCAGCCATGACTTTCGAGTAGCTCTTGGCAGTGTTCTTGCTCCGTTTCTTGACCCCATGTACGAACAGCTTGGGGTTCTTTATACTGTGATGATTCTTGCAGTGTTTACTGCGTTTTACAGCACGCTGATTCAAAAGCTTACTGTGGATTACAGCAAGATGAAAGAAATTCAGCAGAAAGTGATGGAGTTTCAGAAGGAGTACAGTGAGGCAGTAAAGAAAAACAATCAGGAGAAGCTCAAAAGGCTTGAAAAAGATAGGGACGAGGTTATGAGACTGCAGTCCCAGCTGATGAGCATGCAATTTGACCCCATGTTCTATACTGTGATTGTTACGATACCGATTTTCATGTGGATGTACAAGATATCCACTCTGAACCCGATTGTCAATGTACCCTTTGCAGGAGAAATCCATGTGGGGCAGTTCTATCTGATATTCCCGTGGTGGATCTGGTGGTACATGTTCAACTCAATCGTCTTTGGCCAGGTGGTAAGAAAGGTTCTTAAAGTGGGAGTGTAA
- the cmk gene encoding (d)CMP kinase → MRITISGPPGSGTTTVARKLSEKLGYPVISAGEVFRKLAREHGMSLEEFSKYAENNPDIDNLIDKRQREEALRYENVVVEGRLSGWMVPADLKVWIYCDKEIRIQRIARREKKPVEVVRNETEIREELEKRRYLKIYGIDIEDRSLYHIMINSARFTADQIAEMIFRAVELIYDEKNGS, encoded by the coding sequence ATGAGGATAACTATTTCAGGCCCTCCCGGAAGTGGAACGACCACCGTGGCAAGGAAGCTTTCAGAGAAACTCGGTTATCCTGTCATATCTGCCGGAGAGGTCTTCAGAAAGCTTGCCAGAGAACACGGGATGAGTCTTGAGGAATTCAGCAAGTATGCTGAAAACAATCCGGATATCGACAATTTGATCGATAAACGCCAGAGAGAAGAGGCTCTCAGGTATGAAAATGTTGTTGTAGAGGGAAGGCTGTCTGGCTGGATGGTGCCTGCAGATTTGAAGGTCTGGATTTACTGTGACAAGGAAATAAGGATTCAGAGGATCGCAAGGAGGGAAAAAAAGCCTGTGGAGGTTGTCAGGAATGAAACTGAAATCAGGGAAGAGCTTGAGAAACGGAGATATCTGAAAATCTACGGGATTGACATTGAAGACCGAAGTCTGTATCATATCATGATTAACTCGGCAAGGTTTACGGCAGACCAGATAGCTGAAATGATTTTCAGGGCGGTGGAGCTGATATATGATGAAAAGAATGGTTCCTGA
- a CDS encoding RNA-guided pseudouridylation complex pseudouridine synthase subunit Cbf5 produces MMKRMVPDFEDRFYIREEGEPGEHGTYPYNRPMREYITKGLVCIDKPMGPSSHEVVVWIRKILDVEKTGHTGTLDPRVTGVLPVLIENGTKLVKYLQESDKEYITLMHLHADARKEDIERVMKLFVGKIYQRPPLKSAVKKRLRIREIKDIEILEIDGRDVLFRVLCEAGTYIRKLCIDIGEVLGTGAHMQELRRTRTGIFDESRAYTLHDLLDAYMFWKEDGEEKYLREIIMPMEEAAKTMKKVVIKDTAVDAVCHGADLTARGIHYIEKSIKAGDVVALFTLKNELVSIAKAIVSAEEMFRMKKGVVAKTLRVIMERGTYPPYWKGKGAGEI; encoded by the coding sequence ATGATGAAAAGAATGGTTCCTGATTTTGAAGATAGATTTTACATCAGGGAAGAGGGAGAACCGGGAGAGCATGGGACTTATCCTTATAACCGGCCAATGAGGGAATACATAACGAAGGGACTCGTCTGTATTGACAAGCCAATGGGTCCGAGCAGCCACGAAGTAGTAGTCTGGATAAGGAAAATACTTGATGTTGAGAAAACGGGGCATACGGGTACACTGGATCCAAGGGTTACGGGAGTTCTGCCAGTACTGATTGAAAACGGTACGAAGCTCGTCAAATACCTGCAGGAATCTGATAAAGAATATATCACCCTGATGCATTTGCATGCTGATGCAAGAAAAGAAGACATTGAGAGGGTAATGAAGCTTTTTGTCGGAAAAATCTATCAGAGACCTCCTCTGAAATCTGCTGTTAAAAAAAGGTTGAGGATTAGAGAAATTAAAGATATTGAAATTCTCGAAATTGATGGGAGGGATGTACTTTTCAGGGTGTTGTGTGAGGCGGGGACGTATATTAGAAAGCTCTGTATCGATATTGGTGAGGTTCTCGGAACCGGGGCGCACATGCAGGAATTGAGAAGAACCAGGACAGGGATATTTGATGAAAGCAGGGCATACACTCTTCATGATCTGCTTGACGCATACATGTTCTGGAAAGAGGACGGCGAGGAGAAATACCTCCGGGAAATCATAATGCCCATGGAAGAGGCAGCAAAAACAATGAAGAAGGTTGTGATAAAGGATACTGCTGTGGATGCGGTCTGCCATGGAGCAGATCTGACTGCGAGAGGTATACACTACATCGAGAAGTCAATCAAGGCAGGCGATGTTGTCGCCCTCTTCACCCTGAAAAATGAGCTTGTGTCAATAGCAAAAGCAATCGTTTCAGCTGAAGAAATGTTCAGGATGAAAAAAGGTGTGGTGGCGAAAACGCTCAGAGTAATCATGGAACGGGGTACGTATCCCCCATACTGGAAAGGAAAGGGAGCAGGAGAAATTTAA
- a CDS encoding DNA polymerase sliding clamp yields MIDVIMDGEVLRAVTRAMVALVSEARFHFQEQGLHSRAVDPANVAMVIVDVSRDNLEAYSIDEEKTVGVDVNRIYDIAKGIKKNELVELKVEDEATLKVKFGSVVYSVALIDPSAIRKEPKIPNLDLPAKIVLDAGEFKKAIASADKISDHVVFRSDSTGFYIEAEGDVDRIVFHMSEAELIEFNRAEARSMFSVEYLKEFIKVAGTGDLLTVHLGTNYPVRLVFEVAGGKAKVEYILAPRIEAE; encoded by the coding sequence ATGATTGATGTAATTATGGACGGTGAAGTTCTCAGGGCTGTTACAAGGGCAATGGTGGCTCTTGTCAGTGAGGCGAGATTCCACTTTCAGGAGCAGGGGCTGCATTCACGGGCTGTAGACCCGGCAAACGTTGCGATGGTGATTGTGGACGTTTCAAGGGACAATCTTGAGGCATATTCAATCGACGAAGAAAAGACAGTTGGTGTTGATGTTAACAGGATATATGACATTGCAAAGGGCATAAAGAAGAATGAACTGGTTGAGCTCAAGGTGGAGGATGAGGCAACACTAAAGGTCAAGTTCGGAAGTGTTGTTTACAGCGTGGCACTCATTGATCCATCGGCAATAAGAAAAGAACCCAAGATACCAAATCTCGATCTGCCGGCCAAGATCGTACTTGATGCCGGAGAGTTCAAAAAAGCGATTGCGTCAGCTGACAAGATAAGCGACCACGTGGTTTTCAGGAGCGACTCCACGGGCTTTTACATTGAGGCTGAAGGCGATGTGGACAGGATTGTCTTCCACATGAGTGAAGCTGAGCTCATCGAGTTCAACAGGGCTGAGGCAAGGAGCATGTTCAGTGTGGAATATCTTAAGGAATTCATAAAAGTTGCTGGCACGGGAGATTTGCTTACGGTCCACCTTGGAACGAACTATCCAGTCAGACTCGTCTTTGAGGTTGCTGGAGGAAAGGCGAAGGTCGAGTACATACTCGCACCGAGAATAGAGGCAGAATGA